From Acidobacteriota bacterium:
ATGAAGGCCTGCGCGAGGGCCCGGATCGGGTCACCGTCGGTCGGCACGTCCTCGACGAGGAAGCGGTTTCCGAGCAGGAGGTCGTCGTCGACGATGTAGCAGCCGGCCCGCTCGATCGTCTTGATCAAGCCGAGGGGCGGCTGCTCGCAGAAGCAGCCGACCATGACGATCCGCGAGTTGTCGCGGGGCCGGCCCGGATCGGACTCGACGGCCCGGAGGTAGGCCTTCGCCTTCTCGACGAAGGTCTCCACCGGAACCACCTCGCCTGCACGCATCAGGAGATACAGCTCCTCGGTCGGCACGTCCCACGGCGCCTCGCGCCGCCGTTCGAACAGCCGGCGGACCCACCGGCGGTGCTCGTTGTAGGCGGCGATCGCCTCCCGGAGCGCCGCCTCGTCCGCGGGCCGGCCGGAGAGCCGGCCGAGGTCGTCCGCGAGACGCCGCAACTCCTGTTCCCAGAACGCGCCACCGGTGCGCTCGTCACGGACCTGCGGCAGGTCGACGTACCGGACGTAGAGGTCCGGGTAGAGCAGCTTCCAGATTCCCGAGAGGTTCCGGATCACGTCGCAGGTGGACGGAAAGAGCACTCCCGACAGGAAGTCGAGCCGCCCCGACTGCGCCAGCTCGATGACCGAGCGAGGCAGGTGGCAGATGTAGGACTGGTAAAATGCGTCGCCGCGGATGATCTCGAGGAGGTCACCGCCGCCGTGGATGCCCACGGGGAGCATTCCGGCGGCGCGGATCAGTTCTCGGGGCACGTAGACCGGCAGGTAGCCCACCGCCTTGCGCCCGGGCTCCTCCTGGAGCCAGGCGCGGACCGACCCGAACTGCAGGTCTTCGTAGAGGGCGAGGGCCCAGTCGACGATCTCCTTTCGGGTCACGGGCGCCTCCGAAACGGCATCCGCCGCAGGAGTTTTCGAACGAACGTTCGATAGAATACACCCCGCCGGCGGGAACGGTCAAGACGGGAGGGCCGCCCGCCGGCGCCCGCCCCGCCCAGGAGGGCCGCGATGAGCTTCGAGCATAAAGGCTTGATCATCGACAAGATCGGCGTCGTCGGCTCCGGCCAGATCGGCCCCGACATCGCCCTGCACTTCACGAAGGTCTTCCACCGGTACCGGGTGCCGGTGGTCGTCATGGACATCGACCCCGCCGCCATCGAGCGCGGGCGGGCGAAAATGAAGCGAAAGATCGCGAAGGGGGTGGACACCGGCGCCTTCACCCCGGAGACGGCCCAGGCGATGCTCGACGGGGTCACGTTCACCACGGACGACGCCGCGCTCGAGGGGGCCAGCCTGGTCGTGGAGGCGGCCACCGAGGATCCCCGCGTGAAGGGGCAGATCTTCAGCCGTCTCGAGGAGATCGCCGCCCCGGACGCCGTCCTCGCCTCGAACTCCTCGCACCTCACACCCGAGGAGATCTTCCAGTCCCTGCGGCGGAAGGAGCGCGCCCTCGTCATTCACTATTTCTTCCCCGCCGAGCGGAACCTGCTCGTGGAGATCGTCCCCGGCCGCGACACCGATCCCGGCTTGACCGAGAAGGTGCTCGCGCTGTACGAGGCGATCGGCAAGGCCCCGATCCGCGTCGGCAGCCGCTACGGCTACGCGATCGACCCGATCTTCGAAGGGCTGTTCCTCGCCGCGGCGCTCCTGGTCGAGGCCGGCGCCGGCACGACGAAGGAGGTCGATGCCGCCGCCTGCCGCGCCCTAGGACTCCGGGTGGGCCCCTTCACCGCGGCCAATCTCACCGGCGGCAACCCGATCACCAACCACGGCCTCGAGCGGATGAACCGCGAGCTCGGGCCCTGGTTCCGCTCCCCGGACATCCTGAAGAAGGCTCTGGCGGATGGAACCGATTGGGAGGTGCCGCAGAGGGGAGAGACGGTGGAACTGCCTCCGGAGAGGGAGCAGCGGATCGCCGACGCCATGCGCGG
This genomic window contains:
- the bcrC gene encoding benzoyl-CoA reductase subunit C produces the protein MTRKEIVDWALALYEDLQFGSVRAWLQEEPGRKAVGYLPVYVPRELIRAAGMLPVGIHGGGDLLEIIRGDAFYQSYICHLPRSVIELAQSGRLDFLSGVLFPSTCDVIRNLSGIWKLLYPDLYVRYVDLPQVRDERTGGAFWEQELRRLADDLGRLSGRPADEAALREAIAAYNEHRRWVRRLFERRREAPWDVPTEELYLLMRAGEVVPVETFVEKAKAYLRAVESDPGRPRDNSRIVMVGCFCEQPPLGLIKTIERAGCYIVDDDLLLGNRFLVEDVPTDGDPIRALAQAFIKGAVRTSVLYEPDPEGKRKLIRERVRRARADGVIFAAPSFCDPALLDQPMLWKGAEAAGIPCIAFKYSENTGQFQQFREQAGTFSDSIKLWGEAS